One genomic region from candidate division KSB1 bacterium encodes:
- the lpdA gene encoding dihydrolipoyl dehydrogenase — protein MSEERTQVAVVGAGPGGYAAAFLAADLGLQVTLIDPERNPGGVCLYRGCIPSKALLHVAKVIRLAREASQWGVEFASPRIDHAKVRAWKDGVVEKLTAGLGMLTRQRKIRYVQGMAELRDAHTLVVRTAEGSTQALLFDHAILATGSRAAAVPGLQLESPRLWDSTAALELRWVPKTLLVVGGGYIGLELGSVYAALGSRVSVVEMMPELLPGTDKDLVAVFKRSAEKLFEEIMLETTVARMVEVDGGIQVTFEGTNTARREGTYEAVLIAVGRKPNSQDLGLEHTKVELNRGGFVAVDAQRRTAEPSLFAIGDLVGGPMLAHKASHEGRVAAQVIAGQEATFDPHAIPAVVYIDPEIAYCGLTETQAAAEQRAVEVAKFPWAASGRALTMGRSDGLTKLLIDSTSEKVMGVGLVGPEAGELIAEAVLAIEKGVLASDLARAIHPHPTLSETLMEAAEVFYGLSTHIYRPKRK, from the coding sequence ATGTCGGAGGAGCGGACCCAGGTGGCGGTAGTCGGTGCAGGGCCTGGTGGATATGCCGCCGCCTTTCTGGCCGCGGATCTTGGCTTGCAGGTCACGCTCATTGACCCGGAGCGTAACCCTGGAGGCGTCTGCCTGTACCGCGGGTGCATCCCTTCCAAGGCGCTTCTGCACGTTGCCAAGGTCATCCGCCTGGCAAGGGAGGCGTCCCAGTGGGGAGTGGAGTTTGCCTCGCCACGAATAGATCATGCCAAAGTGCGGGCATGGAAAGACGGCGTGGTAGAAAAACTCACTGCGGGATTGGGCATGTTAACCCGACAGCGTAAGATCCGCTACGTGCAGGGAATGGCGGAGCTACGGGACGCGCACACGTTGGTGGTGCGCACCGCGGAGGGCAGCACCCAGGCGCTCCTGTTCGACCACGCGATCCTTGCTACCGGCTCACGCGCGGCTGCGGTGCCTGGGTTACAGCTGGAGTCGCCGCGCCTGTGGGACTCCACGGCAGCTTTGGAACTGCGGTGGGTGCCCAAGACGCTGCTGGTAGTGGGCGGAGGCTACATCGGCTTGGAGCTGGGCAGTGTCTACGCCGCCTTGGGGAGCCGCGTTTCGGTAGTGGAGATGATGCCGGAGCTCCTGCCTGGCACCGACAAGGACCTGGTGGCAGTGTTCAAGCGCTCGGCAGAAAAGCTATTCGAGGAGATAATGCTCGAGACCACCGTGGCGCGCATGGTGGAGGTCGACGGGGGCATTCAGGTGACCTTTGAGGGCACAAATACCGCGCGCCGAGAGGGGACGTACGAGGCGGTACTCATCGCGGTGGGGCGCAAGCCTAATTCTCAGGACCTGGGTTTGGAACACACGAAGGTGGAATTGAACCGGGGAGGGTTCGTGGCGGTTGACGCCCAGCGCCGCACTGCAGAACCCTCGCTTTTCGCCATAGGGGATCTGGTGGGAGGGCCCATGTTGGCCCATAAGGCGTCGCACGAGGGGAGGGTCGCGGCTCAAGTGATCGCCGGTCAGGAGGCGACGTTCGACCCCCATGCCATCCCGGCTGTGGTGTACATCGACCCCGAAATCGCATATTGTGGGTTGACCGAAACACAAGCTGCCGCAGAGCAGCGGGCAGTGGAGGTGGCCAAGTTCCCGTGGGCGGCATCCGGGCGGGCGCTGACTATGGGCAGAAGCGATGGCCTGACCAAGTTGCTCATTGACTCGACTAGCGAAAAGGTGATGGGTGTTGGCCTGGTGGGCCCGGAAGCAGGAGAGCTCATCGCCGAAGCGGTGCTCGCCATCGAAAAGGGGGTTTTGGCCTCCGACCTGGCCAGGGCCATCCATCCGCATCCGACCCTTTCAGAGACGCTCATGGAGGCGGCGGAGGTTTTCTACGGTCTGAGCACCCACATCTACCGACCGAAGCGAAAATGA
- the glgP gene encoding alpha-glucan family phosphorylase, producing MAREVVAYFSMEIGLEQEIPTYSGGLGVLAGDTIRSAAAMRVPLVAVTLLHRKGYFRQELDGQGRQVERPVEWDVEDHLVETKARVPLTIEGRTVYVRAWKYVVRGPSGFDVPVFFLDTDLPENNDWDRTLTHYLYGGDAYYRLCQEAILGIAGVRILRALGYQRVIRYHLNEGHAALLTLELLADRMREHGRTRPAEEDIEAVRRLCVFTTHTPVPAGHDKFDLGLVQRVLGAHEAMQSPELYSHEGVLNMTFLALNLSHYINGVAKRHQEVSRHMFAQYTVDSITNGVDVGRWAAPPFQELFDAYIPGWREDNFSLRYALSIPRARIWEAHQEAKRRLIDRVNEETGAGMSYDTFTLGFARRATAYKRADLIFRDPERLRQMVAKVGPLQIVFAGKAHPRDEEGKQLIVRIFQAKEQLRDVVRVAYMTNYEIELAKLMVAGVDVWLNTPIPPLEASGTSGMKAAVNGVPSLSILDGWWIEGCIEGKTGWAIGCPALGTSVPDNPDADAAALYDKLEKVVMPLFYKKRKDFLEVMAHAIALNGSFFNTQRMVLQYVQKAYFL from the coding sequence ATGGCCAGAGAAGTCGTGGCATACTTTTCGATGGAGATTGGTCTGGAGCAAGAGATCCCCACGTACAGTGGAGGACTAGGGGTGCTGGCAGGCGACACCATTCGCTCGGCGGCCGCCATGCGTGTGCCTCTGGTGGCGGTAACGTTGCTCCACCGCAAAGGCTACTTCCGCCAGGAACTTGACGGACAGGGCCGCCAGGTGGAGCGTCCTGTGGAGTGGGATGTGGAAGACCACCTGGTGGAGACTAAGGCCCGCGTACCTCTGACCATCGAGGGCAGGACGGTGTACGTCCGGGCCTGGAAATATGTGGTGCGCGGCCCCAGCGGTTTTGATGTGCCCGTCTTCTTCCTGGACACCGACCTGCCGGAGAACAACGATTGGGACCGAACCCTGACACACTACCTTTACGGTGGCGATGCGTACTACCGCTTGTGCCAGGAGGCCATTCTAGGTATCGCCGGTGTACGCATTCTGCGGGCACTAGGCTACCAACGGGTTATTCGCTACCACCTCAACGAAGGGCATGCTGCCTTGTTGACTCTCGAATTGCTGGCGGACCGCATGCGGGAGCACGGGAGAACCCGGCCGGCAGAAGAAGACATCGAAGCGGTGCGACGACTTTGCGTCTTTACGACCCACACGCCTGTACCCGCCGGTCACGACAAGTTTGATTTGGGCTTGGTGCAGCGTGTGCTGGGGGCACACGAAGCCATGCAGAGCCCGGAGCTCTATTCCCACGAGGGCGTGCTGAACATGACCTTTCTCGCCCTCAACCTCAGCCACTACATCAACGGTGTGGCGAAGCGCCACCAGGAGGTTTCCCGGCACATGTTCGCGCAGTACACCGTTGACTCAATTACCAACGGTGTGGACGTGGGCAGGTGGGCAGCACCCCCATTTCAGGAGCTCTTTGATGCCTACATTCCGGGTTGGCGGGAGGATAACTTCAGCCTTCGCTACGCCCTGAGCATCCCCCGCGCGCGCATCTGGGAGGCGCACCAGGAGGCGAAGCGCCGCCTCATCGACCGCGTCAACGAGGAGACAGGTGCGGGTATGTCTTACGATACGTTCACTCTTGGCTTTGCTCGCCGGGCCACCGCCTACAAGCGGGCTGATCTGATCTTCCGTGACCCCGAGCGGCTGCGGCAGATGGTGGCGAAAGTCGGGCCCCTGCAAATCGTCTTCGCTGGCAAGGCTCACCCCCGCGATGAAGAGGGCAAACAACTCATCGTGCGCATCTTCCAGGCAAAAGAGCAGCTCAGGGACGTGGTGCGCGTTGCGTACATGACCAACTATGAGATCGAGTTAGCCAAGCTCATGGTGGCAGGCGTAGATGTGTGGTTGAACACACCGATCCCACCCCTCGAGGCATCGGGCACAAGCGGCATGAAGGCGGCGGTGAACGGCGTGCCTTCGCTAAGCATTCTGGACGGCTGGTGGATCGAAGGGTGCATCGAAGGCAAGACTGGGTGGGCCATTGGCTGCCCCGCATTGGGCACCTCGGTGCCCGACAATCCCGACGCCGACGCCGCTGCACTGTACGACAAGCTGGAAAAGGTGGTCATGCCTCTGTTCTACAAGAAGCGCAAGGATTTTCTGGAAGTGATGGCCCATGCCATTGCCTTGAATGGGTCGTTTTTCAACACGCAGCGCATGGTGCTGCAGTATGTGCAAAAGGCCTACTTCTTGTGA
- a CDS encoding DHH family phosphoesterase — protein MGQELKREALEQLDALFAGQQTLLVVTHSNPDPDALASGMALSYVAERRYGVHATFAYEGFVWRAENRALVRELQLHLKKASTVWGREFDRVALVDAQPGAGNVNLPQSLATHLVIDHHARGRGLQAEVAFVDSEVGATATLLVELVQAAGLPFPSDLATGLTYAIRSETQDLGRETSLRDVRAYYAVLPLSSARKLARIVHPKLPRSYFAILARTLARARTFRHLIVANIGEVPGPDAVAEMADMLLRCSRVSWSLCTGRFGGNLVVSVRASSPRAQADRLVKSLVLDRRNAGGHGTFAGGVIPLGSNPDKAEEIEERLCREFARRLGHDVSEWRPLVPGDGA, from the coding sequence ATGGGTCAAGAGCTGAAAAGGGAAGCGCTGGAGCAGTTGGACGCTTTGTTTGCAGGCCAGCAGACCCTCCTGGTGGTCACCCACAGCAATCCTGATCCCGACGCGCTTGCCAGCGGCATGGCGCTGAGTTACGTGGCTGAACGCCGCTATGGGGTGCACGCCACGTTTGCCTACGAAGGATTCGTATGGCGGGCGGAGAACAGGGCGTTGGTGCGCGAACTCCAGCTTCACCTGAAGAAGGCCAGCACGGTGTGGGGGCGAGAATTTGATCGTGTTGCCCTGGTTGACGCGCAACCCGGCGCCGGCAACGTGAATCTGCCGCAGAGTCTCGCTACTCACTTAGTTATCGACCACCACGCCCGGGGGCGTGGGCTGCAAGCAGAGGTGGCCTTTGTGGACTCAGAAGTGGGGGCGACAGCCACCTTGCTGGTGGAGCTTGTCCAGGCGGCCGGCCTGCCCTTTCCCTCGGACCTTGCCACCGGTCTGACGTATGCTATCCGCTCGGAGACCCAGGACCTCGGTCGCGAGACCTCTTTGCGGGATGTGCGGGCCTACTATGCCGTGCTGCCCCTTTCTAGTGCGCGGAAGTTGGCGCGCATCGTCCACCCCAAGCTTCCCAGGTCCTATTTCGCCATTCTGGCCCGCACCCTGGCTCGGGCCCGCACGTTTCGCCATCTGATCGTAGCCAACATCGGCGAGGTGCCAGGACCGGACGCGGTCGCCGAGATGGCTGACATGCTCCTCCGCTGCTCCAGAGTCAGCTGGTCGCTGTGTACTGGACGGTTCGGCGGCAACCTCGTCGTTTCCGTCCGCGCTTCCTCACCTCGTGCGCAAGCAGACAGGCTGGTCAAAAGCCTGGTTCTCGATCGTCGCAACGCCGGAGGGCACGGTACCTTTGCTGGCGGCGTGATCCCCCTGGGGTCCAATCCCGATAAAGCAGAGGAGATCGAAGAGCGGCTATGCCGCGAATTCGCGCGGAGGCTTGGTCACGACGTGAGCGAATGGCGGCCTCTGGTGCCTGGGGACGGCGCGTGA
- a CDS encoding PP2C family protein-serine/threonine phosphatase yields MAEPKSFYRELDAILGKIRIGKRGENFLSQILAELTERFGDALQLSSSHLYELRGNEFVLLKSYRAFGDRRIAARLAADNEAVRRIVGNGSFIFDDPALARLLQSEPGAGQYAVPAGIYVHSSDRQWLFIFELKSGWVREEVLLFLNAVRMALNYRLFAETLNTELQQAARIQQSLLPKGTPQVNGYEIAGCSRPAELVGGDFYDFFQFDEDSFGVAVGDASGHGLVAALLTRDVVVGLRMGLAKEMRIVHTLEKLNQVMQAAAYPTTFVSLFVGEVEWDGHFFYVNAGHPPPFIVSDGEYKDLPATGVPLGFLPQLQANRAYAYLERGSVLVVYSDGIIERVNSEGEQFGIARLKELVREQRGSSAQDIVRVVFERVFEFGNRTPWEDDATLVVIKRAA; encoded by the coding sequence ATGGCGGAACCGAAGTCTTTCTATCGTGAGCTAGATGCCATTCTGGGCAAAATCCGCATTGGCAAGCGCGGGGAGAACTTTCTTTCGCAGATCCTCGCGGAATTGACCGAGCGCTTTGGCGACGCGCTGCAGTTATCTTCCAGCCACCTCTATGAGTTGCGGGGCAATGAGTTCGTGTTGCTGAAGTCCTATCGGGCGTTCGGAGACAGGCGCATTGCCGCTCGCCTGGCGGCGGACAACGAGGCGGTACGCCGTATCGTAGGGAATGGCAGCTTCATATTCGACGACCCTGCACTGGCCCGACTGCTGCAGTCGGAACCTGGCGCCGGACAGTACGCAGTCCCCGCAGGTATCTATGTGCACAGCTCCGATCGGCAGTGGCTATTCATCTTTGAGCTGAAGAGCGGATGGGTGCGGGAGGAGGTGCTCCTTTTTCTCAACGCAGTGCGCATGGCCCTGAACTACCGCTTGTTCGCCGAGACGCTGAACACAGAGCTCCAGCAGGCCGCTCGGATCCAACAGAGCCTTCTGCCAAAAGGGACACCACAGGTGAACGGCTATGAGATAGCCGGCTGCTCCAGACCCGCCGAACTAGTGGGCGGCGACTTTTACGACTTTTTCCAGTTTGACGAAGATAGCTTTGGGGTTGCGGTAGGCGACGCTAGCGGCCATGGCCTGGTTGCCGCGCTCCTGACCAGGGATGTGGTAGTGGGGTTGCGGATGGGCTTGGCCAAGGAGATGCGCATCGTGCACACTCTGGAAAAGCTCAACCAGGTCATGCAGGCGGCTGCCTACCCTACCACGTTCGTCTCTCTCTTCGTCGGCGAGGTGGAATGGGATGGGCACTTTTTCTATGTGAACGCCGGCCACCCGCCACCCTTCATCGTCTCGGACGGTGAGTACAAAGACTTGCCCGCGACAGGGGTGCCGCTGGGTTTTCTGCCCCAACTGCAAGCCAATCGCGCCTACGCCTACCTGGAGCGAGGGTCGGTGCTGGTGGTGTACAGCGATGGCATCATCGAACGCGTTAACAGTGAGGGCGAACAGTTTGGCATCGCGCGACTGAAGGAGTTGGTGCGCGAGCAGCGGGGGTCGTCGGCGCAGGACATCGTGCGCGTGGTGTTCGAGAGGGTCTTCGAGTTCGGCAATCGGACGCCGTGGGAAGACGACGCCACTCTTGTAGTAATCAAGCGGGCGGCATAG
- the corA gene encoding magnesium/cobalt transporter CorA, whose translation MTRRVVKRSSKIGLPPGTIVHIGEQKVAQVSIETVDYDRNRCRLTRGVSAAQAGPPRGTLHRWVTITGLQDHELLAKIGSMWGIHPLVLEDVANTHQRPKIDLYEDYLFLVLRLVDYLGGGNGLLSEQVSLILCRQGVLTFLERPTDVFAPVQERLVNAKGRLRTSGPDYLFYAAIDVLVDRHFLVLEKVAEEIEALTEVVLAEEGPSPIEAIHRLKTDLLNLRREVWPLREVIGSLARGESPCITDVTRVYLRDVYDHTVQIAESIDSYREMVTSLLEIYLSSLNNRMNEVMKMLTIIATIFIPLSFIAGVYGMNFANMPELQWRWGYPAVLAVMAVVTAVMLYHFRRRRWL comes from the coding sequence ATGACAAGACGCGTGGTCAAACGGTCGAGCAAAATCGGGCTGCCCCCGGGTACGATCGTGCACATCGGCGAGCAGAAGGTGGCCCAAGTCAGCATCGAGACGGTGGACTATGACCGGAACAGGTGTCGGCTCACTAGAGGGGTCTCGGCAGCCCAAGCAGGGCCACCGCGGGGAACTTTGCACCGCTGGGTCACAATCACCGGGCTGCAAGACCACGAGCTGTTGGCAAAGATCGGAAGTATGTGGGGTATCCACCCACTGGTCCTCGAAGACGTCGCCAATACCCACCAACGACCAAAAATTGACCTCTATGAAGACTACCTGTTTCTCGTGCTCCGCCTTGTAGATTATCTCGGTGGAGGCAACGGCCTGCTTAGCGAGCAGGTGAGCCTCATCCTCTGCCGCCAAGGGGTCCTGACATTCCTGGAGCGCCCCACGGACGTGTTCGCGCCGGTACAGGAGCGCTTGGTAAATGCGAAGGGGAGGCTGCGCACCAGCGGCCCCGACTACCTTTTCTACGCTGCTATCGACGTGCTCGTTGACCGCCACTTCCTTGTCTTGGAAAAGGTGGCCGAAGAGATCGAGGCGCTCACCGAGGTTGTGCTAGCAGAAGAGGGTCCTTCGCCCATCGAGGCGATTCATCGGCTCAAGACCGATCTGCTGAATCTGCGCAGAGAGGTGTGGCCGTTGCGCGAAGTAATAGGTTCCTTGGCCCGCGGCGAATCGCCTTGCATCACCGACGTCACCCGCGTCTATCTGCGCGATGTCTACGACCACACCGTGCAGATTGCCGAAAGCATCGACAGCTACCGGGAGATGGTCACCAGCTTGTTAGAGATCTACCTCTCTTCCTTGAACAATCGTATGAATGAGGTCATGAAGATGCTGACCATCATCGCCACCATCTTCATTCCTCTCTCCTTTATTGCCGGCGTTTATGGCATGAACTTCGCGAACATGCCGGAATTGCAGTGGCGATGGGGGTATCCAGCAGTGCTGGCGGTGATGGCGGTGGTCACGGCGGTGATGCTCTATCACTTTCGCCGCCGGCGCTGGTTATAG